The proteins below are encoded in one region of Lytechinus pictus isolate F3 Inbred chromosome 11, Lp3.0, whole genome shotgun sequence:
- the LOC129271282 gene encoding NADPH oxidase 5-like, which produces MAETQESDEKWLMKLEKQFQEIAGDDNQIDLDEFINALNVKKSFFAERFFELIDEDQSGSISLNELIGALRLLVNGTEEEKLHFLFRVYDVDGSGFIDFDELKTVLNSCTAESALTLSDETLTELTEILFEDADVDGDGHVSFEELSEQLQRYPSITSNLTISAAEWLNPKKKKLKQQSARKTCCNYHTIRNHLSVIIFWVVFVIINVGLAGWGAYEGHQSIKDDRNPVSLAIARSAGRCLSFSCCFVLILMLRKLLTTLRNTFLTTVLPLDQHVIIHKIVAIFIIILSVVHTAAHIANIGLLYEVEMANGTTTDWVLEVLVRPFPGLGLVEGSCIITGILIIIVLIIMTICSMPFIRRNGYFKVFHWTHQLCIVFWTLIIIHSKYFWIWFIIPGAIYFLERLLRLQVFRRARFGKTYIQIGYILPANVVHLVIQRPSKFKFHAGEYVHVNIPSIASHEWHPFTISSAPEEQDFMSLHIRCVGHWTKRLYGVIKELEHTLPKDMQHLDVDDREQNGNSLDVKVDLGTRNVIHEVDRENQKGIASENKKNLFEENTYSTCKKGATNLGFESEVKDEVKDQGKSSAYNTSENRHAPYQEEESSQGTFKVNGNGFKMKTLQSQESSMSQDVSGQDNSKAHSVLHSLDLSKMLGGTPHTGLEIILDGPYGAPAQHIMEAEHAVLIGAGIGITPFASILQSIYKRYKAAKTQCPKCHHTWMTDTPSILKTKKVDFIWINRDQRSFEWFISLINAIETEQADVEEIERFLDVHLYMTSALSPSDMKAIGLHVALDLIHKKNKRDTITGLMTRTQPGRPNWDEVFQKLEQQRKGKITVFFCGSPALGKVLSTICLRYQMEFRMENF; this is translated from the exons ATGGCGGAAAC GCAAGAAAGCGATGAAAAATGGCTGATGAAGCTAGAGAAGCAGTTCCAGGAGATAGCAGGTGATGATAATCAGATTGATCTGGATGAGTTTATAAATGCACTGAACGTTAAGAAG TCGTTCTTTGCCGAGAGGTTTTTTGAGTTGATAGATGAGGATCAGTCTGGGAGTATCAGCTTGAATGAACTCATAGGCGCTCTACGGCTTTTAGTGAATGGTACAGAAGAAGAGAAGCTTCACTTTCTCTTCCGGGTTTATGACGTAGACG GGAGCGGCTTCATAGACTTTGACGAGCTCAAGACTGTGCTGAACTCCTGCACTGCTGAAAGTGCGTTGACCCTGAGTGATGAAACTTTGACGGAACTGACTGAGATTCTATTTGAAGATGCCGATGTCGATGGTGATGGCCACGTGAGCTTTGAAGAGCTCTCTGAACAACTACAGAGATATCCTAGTATCACATCCAACCTTACCATCAG CGCGGCCGAGTGGCTGAATCCTAAAAAGAAGAAGCTCAAACAGCAATCAGCAAGAAAGACTTGCTGCAATTATCATACAATCCGTAATCACCTCTCCGTCATCATCTTCTGGGTCGTCTTCGTTATCATCAATGTTGGACTAGCAGGATGGGGTGCATACGAAGGTCACCAGAGTATCAAGGATGATAGAAACCCAGTTTCTCTGGCAATTGCAAGGAGTGCAG GTCGATGTCTTAGCTTTAGTTGCTGCTTTGTACTGATCCTCATGCTTCGGAAGCTCTTGACAACATTACGCAATACATTCTTGACGACAGTTCTACCTCTTGATCAACATGTCATCATCCATAAGATTGTTgcaatctttatcatcatcttgTCGGTCGTTCACACCGCAGCCCATATTGCAAATATCG GATTGCTCTACGAGGTAGAGATGGCAAATGGTACAACTACAGATTGGGTTCTTGAAGTCCTGGTCCGTCCTTTCCCAGGTCTTGGTCTGGTCGAAGGTTCCTGCATCATTACAGGGATTCTGATCATCATCGTactcatcatcatgaccatctgCTCGATGCCGTTTATCAGAAGGAATGGATACTTCAAA GTATTTCACTGGACCCATCAACTGTGCATTGTTTTCTGGACCTTGATCATCATACATTCTAAGTACTTCTGGATTTGGTTCATTATACCGGGTGCAATCTACTTTCTTGAACGTCTTTTACGGCTACAGGTGTTTAGGAGAGCAAGGTTTGGTAAAACCTACATCCAGATAGGGTACATCTTACCCGCAAAT GTTGTTCATCTTGTCATCCAGCGTCCTTCCAAATTCAAGTTCCATGCTGGAGAATACGTTCATGTGAATATTCCATCTATAGCATCACATGAGTGGCATCCATTTACCATTAGCAGCGCACCAGAAGAGCaag ATTTCATGTCTCTGCATATTCGATGCGTTGGTCATTGGACAAAAAGACTCTATGGTGTCATTAAAGAACTAGAGCACACTCTTCCTAAAGACATGCAACACCTAGATGTGGACGATCGAGAGCAGAACGGTAATTCTTTAGATGTCAAAGTCGACCTGGGAACTAGGAACGTCATTCACGAAGTGGACCGTGAAAATCAGAAGGGGATCGCctctgaaaacaaaaaaaacttgtttgaaGAAAATACTTACTCAACCTGCAAAAAGGGTGCGACCAACCTAGGATTCGAATCAGAAGTTAAAGATGAAGTCAAAGACCAAGGAAAGAGTAGCGCATATAACACGTCCGAGAACAGACATGCGCCATATCAGGAGGAAGAAAGTTCACAAGGGACATTTAAGGTCAATGGTAATggctttaaaatgaaaacattacaGTCTCAGGAAAGCTCGATGAGCCAAGATGTGTCTGGACAGGATAACTCGAAAGCACACAGTGTTTTACATTCACTGGATCTATCCAAGATGTTGGGCGGTACACCTCACACTGGGTTGGAA ATTATTTTAGATGGTCCATACGGAGCTCCTGCTCAGCATATCATGGAGGCTGAACATGCCGTTCTCATCGGAGCAGGAATAGGAATCACACCATTTGCTTCCATCCTGCAGAGCATATACAAACGGTATAAGGCTGCTAAGACTCAATGTCCGAAATGTCACCACACGTGGATGACGGATACACCATCCATTCTTAAAACAAAGAAG GTTGACTTTATCtggatcaaccgtgaccagcgATCCTTTGAATGGTTTATCAGTCTCATTAATGCAATTGAGACGGAACAGGCCGACGTAGAGGAGATAGAACGCTTCCTTGACGTACATCTGTATATGACGTCAGCTCTCTCTCCCAGTGACATGAAGGCTATTGGACTCCATGTTGCTCTTGATCTCATCCATAAGAAAAACAAGCGAGATACAATCACGGGATTGATGACCAGAACACAGCCAGGACGACCGAATTGGGACGAG GTTTTTCAAAAGCTAGAGCAGCAACGAAAAGGGAAGATCACTGTCTTCTTCTGTGGTTCCCCTGCTCTCGGAAAAGTCCTCTCCACCATATGTCTACGTTACCAAATGGAGTTTAGAATGGAAAACTTCTAG